The Reichenbachiella carrageenanivorans region GATTTTCATGGTAAAATCACAGACTTCTACTTCACGCGCCTGTTCTGGGACCGACCAATTTTATTGGAAGATTACGAGCAATTGCCTGTTTTTGAGATGTCCGAAGATCTAAATCGCGGGAACATCATTTGGTTTGGCTTGGGCAAAATTTTGATAGCGGCAGGGCTGGTGTTTTTAGTAGGCTTTTTCAGAATAAATGGAGGAATCAAAAAATGAAAACAAAACCTGTACATATCATTACTAGTTTTCTGGGTGCTGGAAAAACTACCTTTCTAAATCATTTCATCAAAGAGCGCTTGCCCGAACGAATCTTTGTTATTGAAAATGAATGCGGAGCTACCAATGTAGATGGTGCCCTGATCATGGATGGTACAGAAGAAATCGTGGAACTCACATCTGGGTGTCTCTGCTGTTCTCTGGCTGATGGACTACTAGACATACTTCAGGATGTCTATAACCGAAGGGACGAATACGATCGTTTGGTCATCGAAACGACCGGTATTGCAGACCCAAGTTCTATCGTGCAGGTTTTCTTAGAAAATCCAGCTGTGGAAAAAGCCTTTTCGTTCCAGCAAGTGATCTGCTTGGTGGATGCTGGACTGGTGGTGGAGTGGTTAGATGAAGCTGAAGAGGCATTGCGCCAAATAGCCATAGCAGATGTGCTACTGGTCAACAAGATTGACCAAATTGCAGAAGGCAAACTTCATCAAGTACTAGCAACACTCAACGGAATAAACCCACAAGCCAAGTCATATACTGGTTATGATGGCATTTTCCCCATAGAAGACATTCTTCAAATGGGTACAATAAACCCAGAAGCGATAGAAGCGGTTACAAACACTCAAGGACACCATCATTTTCAACATGGTGAAACCAACAATCACAAGATCTCAACTTTTACACTCGACTTTTCTCACCCGTTGGATCTTAATGAGCTACAGCTGGATCTCAACCGGATCATACATCTGTATCGTCACCAGGTCTATCGTGTCAAAGGGGTCATTGCTATCCCGCATTACCCCAATCGAGTGATCCTACAATCAGTCAGAAGTACGTTTGTTGCAACAGACGGCACTCCATGGGAAGATGAAAATAACCGCGAAGGAAGACTTGTTTTCATAGGTAGAGGACTTAAGAAAGAAGCTTTCGAGAAGATGTTTAATCAGCATTTAGTATTTCCTTCTATCTCCTGATACACCCCTCAATTATTGAAAAAAATATTTAATCTGGCATGAATAAAATGCATCATTTTTTATCCTCAAGAAACTATAGGAGATCAAGAACACCATCGGATGATTCCTATGTGACAGCAGAGAACTGTTTAAAGATAAGGCGACTTTTTATATC contains the following coding sequences:
- a CDS encoding CobW family GTP-binding protein produces the protein MKTKPVHIITSFLGAGKTTFLNHFIKERLPERIFVIENECGATNVDGALIMDGTEEIVELTSGCLCCSLADGLLDILQDVYNRRDEYDRLVIETTGIADPSSIVQVFLENPAVEKAFSFQQVICLVDAGLVVEWLDEAEEALRQIAIADVLLVNKIDQIAEGKLHQVLATLNGINPQAKSYTGYDGIFPIEDILQMGTINPEAIEAVTNTQGHHHFQHGETNNHKISTFTLDFSHPLDLNELQLDLNRIIHLYRHQVYRVKGVIAIPHYPNRVILQSVRSTFVATDGTPWEDENNREGRLVFIGRGLKKEAFEKMFNQHLVFPSIS